The following are encoded in a window of Novosphingobium sp. THN1 genomic DNA:
- a CDS encoding type-F conjugative transfer system secretin TraK, with protein sequence MAYRSAAHARVLLLSAAALLAVAAEAAHATDQFKQAADGAGIECSVSARELTRFALVDDQFASVSKISTGTPYNDFAVTNEPVRGDIYVSVPETYAARSISFFTTTKKGFVYKVACRVEQIPATQVFITNPVIAKNRAADWESQTPIETSAVRLIQAMANDRTVDGFEVRQSTAIPARVGDLEVQLIADYRGASLTGKVVRIHNRGTKPVTLAERDLAPRDTLAVSIADPKLEPGASTTAFVVGASGEAGND encoded by the coding sequence ATGGCTTACCGATCAGCGGCCCACGCACGGGTCCTACTTCTGAGCGCGGCGGCGCTGCTCGCCGTAGCAGCCGAGGCTGCCCATGCGACCGACCAGTTCAAACAGGCCGCCGATGGCGCCGGAATCGAGTGCAGCGTTTCAGCGCGAGAGCTGACCCGCTTCGCATTGGTCGACGACCAGTTCGCCAGCGTCTCGAAGATCTCGACCGGGACGCCCTACAACGACTTTGCAGTGACCAACGAGCCGGTGCGCGGCGACATCTATGTGTCGGTGCCGGAAACTTACGCGGCGCGGTCGATCAGCTTCTTCACCACCACCAAGAAGGGCTTCGTCTACAAGGTCGCGTGCCGGGTTGAGCAAATTCCGGCGACCCAGGTCTTCATCACCAACCCCGTGATCGCGAAGAACCGGGCGGCGGATTGGGAAAGCCAGACCCCGATCGAGACCAGCGCCGTCAGGCTCATCCAGGCGATGGCCAATGACCGGACGGTCGACGGTTTCGAGGTCCGCCAATCGACTGCCATACCCGCACGGGTCGGCGATCTCGAAGTCCAGCTCATCGCTGATTATCGCGGCGCCAGCCTCACTGGGAAGGTCGTCCGCATCCACAATCGCGGAACGAAACCCGTGACGCTCGCCGAACGCGATCTCGCACCGCGCGACACGCTCGCCGTCTCGATCGCCGATCCGAAGCTTGAGCCCGGGGCCAGCACAACCGCCTTTGTTGTCGGCGCAAGCGGGGAGGCCGGCAATGACTGA
- a CDS encoding TrbI/VirB10 family protein has translation MTDATHTSSTAPLQAESAASSELSGLNARTARRQKLLLGSLGAFALIGGSWFILGGDDKAKTGDPNAAQTIDTAGLVNRDLSQREFVATYGNRLDAVTREQKALKDGSVPRTEIEAQLAALKAENQAMRVDGQAAIDAISAENAELKTRLAAQPASPAPAVPPPAYGPQAGGYDARARSPQTSTGAAAGDPQGGMIPSPGEVKLMSFSSDKATTNGLRVGRPDAPPVVVEDSPDYLPPNSYAPARVIVGVDASAGVASQTDPLPVVLRITGPARSVMQNGKVLTTRIQGCVVNGAARGDLSSEKVYVKLARMTCDQPGGRVAVSEVKGFISFGGKSGVRGRVVSREGSLVSQALLAGIVGGFGRGFSANANSVFSGVTTNPDGSRSKLSAGDILGGGLGQGAADAADTVSKYLIERAEQYQPVVEMPTGIDVEIVFLDGVYVRNSQ, from the coding sequence ATGACTGATGCAACCCATACGTCAAGCACTGCCCCTTTGCAGGCCGAGAGCGCGGCATCGTCCGAACTTTCCGGGCTCAACGCCCGCACCGCGCGCCGTCAGAAGCTGCTGCTGGGGTCGCTGGGAGCATTCGCCCTCATCGGCGGAAGCTGGTTCATCCTTGGCGGCGACGACAAGGCCAAGACCGGCGATCCCAATGCGGCGCAGACGATCGACACGGCAGGCCTGGTCAACCGCGACCTGTCGCAGCGCGAGTTCGTCGCGACCTACGGCAACAGGCTCGATGCGGTCACCCGCGAGCAGAAGGCGCTGAAGGATGGGAGCGTCCCGCGGACAGAGATCGAGGCGCAGCTGGCGGCTCTCAAAGCCGAGAACCAGGCCATGCGTGTCGATGGACAGGCCGCGATCGATGCTATCTCGGCAGAGAACGCCGAGCTCAAGACCCGGCTTGCGGCGCAGCCTGCATCACCGGCACCGGCTGTACCGCCACCGGCTTATGGGCCGCAGGCAGGCGGCTATGACGCAAGGGCCCGGTCACCTCAGACCAGTACCGGCGCCGCAGCAGGCGATCCGCAGGGCGGCATGATCCCTTCGCCTGGCGAGGTGAAGCTGATGAGCTTCAGCTCCGACAAGGCAACGACCAATGGCCTCCGTGTGGGCCGGCCCGATGCGCCACCGGTCGTCGTCGAGGATTCGCCCGATTACCTGCCGCCCAACTCCTACGCGCCGGCACGCGTAATCGTCGGCGTCGATGCCTCGGCAGGCGTCGCCAGCCAGACCGATCCGCTGCCTGTGGTGCTTCGGATTACCGGCCCTGCTCGTTCGGTCATGCAGAACGGAAAGGTTCTGACCACCCGGATCCAGGGCTGCGTTGTCAACGGCGCGGCACGCGGGGATCTCAGCAGCGAAAAGGTCTATGTGAAGCTCGCCCGAATGACCTGCGATCAGCCTGGCGGCAGGGTCGCAGTGAGCGAGGTCAAAGGCTTCATCAGTTTCGGTGGCAAGTCCGGGGTCCGCGGCCGTGTCGTAAGCCGCGAAGGCAGCCTTGTCAGCCAGGCCCTGCTGGCCGGGATCGTCGGCGGCTTCGGGCGCGGCTTCTCGGCCAATGCCAACAGCGTCTTTTCTGGCGTCACGACCAACCCCGACGGCAGTCGCTCCAAGCTCTCGGCCGGCGACATTCTCGGTGGCGGGCTTGGCCAGGGCGCCGCCGACGCTGCCGACACGGTCAGCAAATACCTGATCGAGCGCGCCGAACAGTACCAACCCGTCGTCGAGATGCCGACCGGCATCGATGTCGAAATCGTGTTCCTCGACGGCGTCTACGTGAGGAATTCCCAATGA
- a CDS encoding DsbC family protein, whose translation MIENTLLEHGIGRRRWLRASAGLAAIIAVSAATGWGVASLAAPAAAPDTAKVRDALKLRLPKTPIDAINCKGLGGLCEVASKSTLFYVDRAAKYLVIGRVYDMEARQDLTAARLLALNPDLLAAGAARRSNPETQSEGGPSAAAASARNTPPRHVPLGKLPAKGAITWGPANGPRVVVFSDFHCGYCKKLEAELKAIGARVEERPISIFGAESRRDAERVLCSPRPELALHMAYSGLALANPKPCDTSGLDANEAFARAHGFGGTPVIVRPADGAVLEGFRPAAVLRDFLRAGPSLALTPAPKG comes from the coding sequence ATGATCGAAAATACTCTCCTCGAGCACGGCATTGGTCGGCGCCGCTGGTTGCGTGCCAGCGCCGGACTGGCGGCGATCATCGCCGTGTCGGCTGCGACGGGATGGGGTGTGGCAAGCCTTGCTGCTCCTGCTGCCGCTCCGGACACGGCGAAGGTTCGAGATGCGCTCAAGCTGCGCCTGCCCAAGACGCCGATCGACGCGATCAACTGCAAGGGCCTTGGCGGCCTGTGCGAGGTCGCGTCCAAATCGACGCTCTTCTACGTCGACCGGGCCGCAAAGTATCTGGTGATCGGCCGGGTCTACGACATGGAAGCCCGTCAAGATCTGACGGCTGCCCGGTTGCTTGCCCTCAATCCGGACCTGCTGGCAGCAGGGGCAGCGCGGCGCAGCAATCCCGAGACGCAATCGGAAGGCGGCCCGAGCGCAGCCGCAGCGTCAGCCCGGAACACCCCGCCGCGCCATGTCCCGCTCGGCAAGCTTCCCGCCAAAGGCGCGATCACCTGGGGTCCTGCCAACGGTCCGCGTGTCGTCGTCTTTTCGGACTTCCACTGCGGGTATTGCAAGAAGCTCGAGGCAGAATTGAAGGCGATCGGGGCGCGGGTTGAAGAGCGGCCGATCTCGATCTTCGGGGCCGAAAGCCGGCGCGATGCCGAACGGGTGCTGTGCTCGCCGCGGCCTGAGCTAGCGTTGCATATGGCCTATTCGGGTCTGGCGCTCGCCAATCCCAAACCCTGCGACACGAGCGGGCTCGATGCCAACGAGGCCTTCGCGCGAGCCCACGGTTTTGGCGGCACGCCTGTGATCGTGCGTCCCGCCGATGGCGCTGTTCTCGAGGGCTTCCGGCCTGCCGCCGTGCTCCGGGACTTCCTGCGCGCTGGCCCCTCCCTGGCCCTCACCCCTGCTCCCAAAGGATAG
- a CDS encoding conjugal transfer protein TraV, producing the protein MLFPTRLLACACLAGLASGCATFGTNVEGDFTCRAPKGDCAPAHIIDAKATDNLSNGALLHADARQRSGVVDADTSRTAERTLRVVFPAHVDEAGTLHDEAVAWTVVENPRWATELRRKAGEGQGGSLMRQVRRQLKAAQRAPAPDGAEGDPNVADEASPFSSARDDAGQAGGISGADAPRPFNETSDASPLVLPSTAREAVAGAKAPAVEGFDTSPPPRDRAPRPEAGQSAPLFSSAAAIEAAKAAIRPAVRTGEQPIVSTSQTKEPK; encoded by the coding sequence ATGCTTTTTCCGACACGTCTCCTTGCCTGCGCCTGTCTGGCCGGTCTTGCCAGTGGCTGCGCCACGTTCGGCACCAACGTCGAGGGCGATTTCACCTGCCGCGCGCCGAAGGGCGACTGCGCGCCGGCTCACATCATTGATGCCAAGGCGACGGACAATCTGTCGAACGGCGCGCTGCTCCATGCTGACGCGCGGCAGAGGTCAGGCGTCGTGGATGCCGACACCAGCCGCACAGCGGAACGCACCTTGCGCGTCGTCTTCCCCGCTCATGTCGATGAAGCTGGAACGCTGCATGACGAAGCGGTCGCCTGGACCGTCGTCGAAAATCCGCGCTGGGCCACCGAGCTGCGCCGCAAGGCGGGCGAGGGCCAGGGCGGATCCCTGATGCGCCAGGTCCGTCGGCAGCTGAAAGCCGCCCAGAGAGCCCCAGCACCGGACGGTGCGGAAGGAGACCCGAACGTAGCTGACGAGGCGTCGCCCTTCTCGTCTGCACGCGACGACGCGGGTCAGGCTGGCGGCATCTCGGGCGCCGATGCCCCCAGGCCCTTCAACGAAACTTCAGATGCCTCGCCGCTGGTCCTCCCCTCCACGGCGCGCGAGGCCGTTGCCGGTGCCAAGGCACCGGCGGTCGAGGGGTTCGACACGTCGCCTCCCCCGCGTGATCGAGCCCCTCGGCCTGAGGCGGGGCAGAGCGCTCCGCTGTTCTCGAGCGCAGCGGCGATTGAAGCCGCGAAAGCTGCAATCCGCCCGGCAGTTAGAACCGGCGAACAGCCGATCGTCAGCACCTCGCAGACCAAGGAGCCCAAGTGA
- the traC gene encoding type IV secretion system protein TraC: protein MAEQLKTVVDRLLSGLLGDAEHADKARPQLMVDMLSDWLPYRVYDPATRLYFNARSKGFVLSVTPLIGADERTGEILGQFFSEGLPAGACLQVLHLASPRISRIIAPWFAPRYIQGGVYEAIARHRARRLYSLVWESGSPDAPFHARHHQVIVSVGVPTSKSVSNEDLKQTRDGLVAMLKSLNLGVVEVGPEALIAVIDDLTSPTTAPQDDAVPYNPNDPIAAQAIRHDIELVVAEDRMRLVTERFRPTGKVNDGVPEIGTVYPDAFDVRHFAVRNMPSRWAPWECARLIGDLFTDKLRFPCPAATMLCLVYPDQEAASAKAGFKFMRTTSLAGTRSARFLPRIGEQAAEWQHVQAELQEGRRLVRVFYGVTTYSPLGHGDRHERAIKSIYKAAGWDLTDERYLQIQGLLAAMPLTLADGLGTDMERLKRFKTVLSTTAANIAPMQGEYLGSAHPHLLFVGRRGQPFFWSPFENEAGNHNVAICGKSGSGKSVLLQEMCAALRGAGAQVVVIDDGRSFEHSVKLQGGRFVEFTIAAGFCLNPFSMIDATRAAEDEDYRLDCFGMIKAIVGQMARHSAKLTDTERGLIDRAVNLVWAQHGAAATVTTVGEVLAGLGHDTAADIATALAPYMAGGTYGAFFEGQASLDLDADFTVFEMSDLASREDLRSVVLSAIMFMTSQAMTRSPRSLRKLLLIDEAWSMLKGGSMGEFVETYARTCRKYGGALATATQSLNDYYKSDGATAALENSDWMLILQQKPETIADFKASKRLDMDDRTETLIRSLKRSGSDYSEVFIKGPETEAIGRLVLDDYSATLFSSSPQTFAAIDAEIARGHQLADAIERIAHPNR from the coding sequence ATGGCCGAACAACTCAAGACCGTCGTCGATCGGCTGCTCAGCGGATTGCTGGGTGATGCCGAGCACGCCGACAAAGCCCGTCCGCAGCTCATGGTCGATATGCTCTCCGACTGGCTCCCCTACCGGGTCTATGATCCGGCAACCCGCCTTTACTTCAACGCACGCTCGAAAGGCTTTGTCCTCTCGGTTACGCCGCTGATCGGAGCCGACGAGCGCACCGGCGAAATCCTGGGACAGTTCTTCTCGGAAGGCCTGCCAGCAGGCGCCTGCCTTCAGGTACTTCACCTTGCAAGCCCGCGCATCAGCAGGATCATCGCCCCGTGGTTCGCCCCACGCTACATCCAGGGCGGCGTGTACGAGGCAATTGCCCGGCACCGGGCGCGGCGGCTCTATTCGCTGGTTTGGGAGTCTGGCTCGCCGGATGCGCCCTTCCATGCGCGGCATCACCAGGTCATCGTCTCGGTCGGGGTGCCGACCTCCAAGTCGGTCAGCAACGAGGATCTCAAGCAGACCCGCGATGGCCTCGTGGCGATGCTCAAGTCGCTCAATCTCGGCGTGGTCGAAGTCGGGCCGGAAGCGCTCATCGCTGTCATCGATGATCTGACTTCGCCCACCACCGCCCCGCAGGACGATGCGGTGCCCTACAACCCGAATGATCCAATCGCCGCCCAGGCGATCCGCCACGACATCGAACTGGTGGTGGCTGAAGATCGCATGCGGCTCGTGACCGAGCGTTTCCGTCCCACTGGCAAGGTCAATGACGGCGTGCCCGAGATCGGGACGGTCTATCCCGATGCCTTCGATGTCCGGCATTTTGCCGTACGCAACATGCCATCGCGCTGGGCCCCGTGGGAATGCGCGCGGCTGATCGGCGACCTGTTCACCGACAAGCTGCGCTTCCCCTGCCCCGCCGCCACCATGCTGTGTCTCGTCTATCCGGATCAGGAGGCTGCATCGGCGAAGGCCGGATTCAAGTTCATGCGGACGACCAGCCTCGCCGGAACCCGCAGCGCGCGGTTCCTGCCTCGGATCGGCGAACAGGCCGCCGAGTGGCAGCATGTTCAGGCCGAGCTCCAGGAAGGTCGCCGGCTCGTGCGGGTCTTCTATGGCGTGACGACCTATTCGCCGTTGGGCCATGGCGACCGCCACGAAAGGGCGATCAAATCGATCTACAAGGCGGCGGGCTGGGACCTTACCGATGAGCGCTACCTCCAGATCCAGGGATTGCTCGCCGCGATGCCGCTCACCCTGGCTGACGGGCTCGGCACCGACATGGAGCGGCTGAAGCGGTTCAAGACTGTGTTGTCGACGACCGCCGCCAATATCGCGCCCATGCAGGGCGAGTATCTCGGCAGCGCGCACCCCCACCTGCTGTTCGTCGGGCGGCGCGGCCAGCCCTTTTTCTGGTCGCCGTTCGAGAACGAGGCCGGCAACCACAATGTCGCGATCTGCGGCAAGTCGGGATCGGGCAAGTCGGTGCTGCTCCAGGAGATGTGCGCCGCGCTGCGCGGCGCCGGCGCCCAGGTGGTCGTGATCGACGATGGCCGCAGCTTCGAGCACTCGGTCAAGCTGCAGGGCGGCCGCTTTGTCGAGTTCACGATTGCAGCGGGCTTCTGCCTCAACCCGTTCTCGATGATCGATGCGACCCGCGCCGCCGAAGACGAGGACTACCGCCTCGACTGCTTCGGGATGATCAAGGCCATCGTCGGGCAAATGGCTCGCCACAGCGCGAAGCTGACGGATACTGAGCGCGGATTGATCGACCGGGCGGTCAACCTCGTCTGGGCGCAGCACGGCGCGGCTGCCACGGTCACTACTGTCGGCGAAGTGCTGGCCGGTCTCGGGCATGACACTGCCGCTGACATCGCAACCGCGCTGGCCCCCTATATGGCGGGCGGAACCTACGGCGCCTTCTTCGAAGGCCAGGCGAGCCTCGACCTCGATGCAGACTTCACGGTCTTCGAGATGTCCGACCTCGCGAGCCGGGAGGATCTGCGAAGCGTCGTCCTCTCAGCCATCATGTTCATGACCAGCCAAGCCATGACGCGAAGCCCAAGGTCGCTGCGCAAGCTTCTGCTGATCGATGAAGCCTGGTCGATGCTCAAGGGCGGTTCGATGGGTGAATTCGTCGAAACCTACGCCCGGACCTGCCGCAAATATGGCGGCGCGCTGGCGACCGCTACCCAGTCGCTCAACGACTACTACAAGTCGGACGGGGCGACGGCGGCGCTCGAGAACAGCGACTGGATGCTGATCCTTCAGCAGAAGCCGGAGACGATCGCCGATTTCAAGGCGAGCAAGCGCCTCGATATGGACGATCGCACCGAGACGCTGATCCGCAGTCTCAAGCGCTCCGGGAGCGACTATTCCGAGGTGTTCATCAAGGGGCCGGAGACCGAGGCGATCGGGCGGCTCGTGCTCGATGACTATTCGGCAACGCTCTTCTCGAGTTCGCCCCAGACCTTTGCCGCCATCGATGCCGAGATCGCGCGCGGGCACCAGCTCGCCGATGCCATCGAGCGCATCGCTCATCCCAACCGCTGA
- a CDS encoding type-F conjugative transfer system protein TrbI, giving the protein MKNILATSGLRWRLASINLTAVVVGAGMIGQVLWGVWATDKLLTLEKREVVTVQLSRIMGDFIEAEARAGRPPEETRLRVQAYLKAVEASVQKLGREGRTVLVAEAVVAGSTPDLTGSVRADVVRRMGALPDAAR; this is encoded by the coding sequence GTGAAGAACATTCTGGCAACGTCGGGCCTGCGCTGGCGGCTTGCATCGATCAATCTCACCGCTGTCGTGGTCGGCGCCGGCATGATCGGTCAGGTGCTGTGGGGTGTCTGGGCGACGGACAAGCTGCTCACCCTGGAAAAACGCGAGGTCGTCACGGTCCAGCTGAGCCGGATCATGGGCGACTTCATCGAAGCCGAAGCGCGTGCCGGTCGGCCGCCTGAAGAAACCAGACTGCGCGTCCAGGCCTACCTCAAGGCCGTGGAAGCCTCGGTACAGAAGCTCGGACGCGAAGGCCGGACAGTTCTGGTTGCCGAAGCAGTGGTCGCCGGGAGCACACCGGACCTGACCGGGTCTGTGCGTGCCGACGTCGTGCGCCGCATGGGAGCCCTTCCCGATGCAGCCCGCTGA
- a CDS encoding S26 family signal peptidase: MQPADLSIRSASAPNFVQRLVLWGGLGAGALALSSLAAFAQGHALMINVSPSLPYWAIWVTRGAPVHRGDIILFAPPTSPLLVKHFGAKPKPFGKRVSGVPGDIITEQNRIYFVNGEAVAKAKLESRLGEPLALGPTGRVPKGCYFVTSEHRDGFDSRYAAIGWICGPRILGVGRPIL; this comes from the coding sequence ATGCAGCCCGCTGATCTCTCGATCCGCTCAGCGTCGGCGCCCAATTTCGTACAACGCCTCGTGCTTTGGGGCGGGCTCGGCGCCGGGGCACTGGCGCTCTCCTCGCTTGCCGCCTTCGCGCAGGGCCATGCGCTTATGATCAATGTGAGCCCCAGCCTGCCCTACTGGGCCATCTGGGTCACGCGGGGGGCACCCGTGCATCGCGGGGACATCATCCTGTTCGCCCCACCCACCTCGCCTTTGTTGGTCAAGCATTTCGGGGCGAAGCCCAAGCCGTTCGGCAAGCGTGTGAGCGGTGTTCCGGGCGACATCATCACCGAGCAAAACCGCATCTACTTCGTCAACGGTGAGGCCGTGGCCAAGGCCAAGCTTGAGAGCCGCCTCGGCGAACCGCTGGCGCTTGGACCTACGGGGCGCGTGCCGAAAGGCTGCTACTTCGTCACCAGCGAACACAGGGATGGTTTCGACAGCCGCTATGCCGCGATCGGTTGGATCTGTGGGCCGCGCATACTCGGGGTCGGGAGGCCAATCCTGTGA
- the traW gene encoding type-F conjugative transfer system protein TraW, which yields MRLLTLPVCTTALALAIAPQAMARDYGQHGAVWPVIEPDLLQQIHARLAQLEKTGETARLNEELKRRTIARVNRPEPVAGVTLAAALRSWRFDPTITAPRDIADDKGRVIIAAGTRVNPLDTVPLRAPLVFLDGDDPAQLAWATRRFASTKAKLILVAGAPLELMKARQRRFYFDQGGTLVKHFGIRAVPATVEQQGRALIITEQPVPLKERAPS from the coding sequence GTGAGGCTCCTCACTCTGCCGGTTTGCACCACTGCGCTGGCGCTGGCCATCGCACCACAGGCAATGGCTCGCGATTACGGCCAGCACGGCGCGGTATGGCCGGTCATCGAACCGGACCTGCTTCAGCAGATCCATGCCAGGCTTGCCCAGCTTGAGAAGACCGGCGAAACGGCCCGTCTCAACGAAGAGCTGAAGCGGCGGACAATCGCCCGGGTCAACCGGCCAGAGCCGGTCGCGGGCGTTACCCTCGCAGCGGCGCTGCGCAGCTGGCGCTTCGATCCGACGATCACCGCCCCGCGCGATATTGCCGACGACAAGGGCCGGGTCATCATTGCCGCAGGCACGCGGGTCAATCCTCTGGATACCGTGCCGCTGCGCGCACCTCTCGTCTTTCTCGACGGGGACGACCCGGCGCAGCTCGCCTGGGCCACCCGCCGCTTTGCCAGCACCAAGGCGAAGCTCATCCTCGTAGCCGGTGCGCCGCTCGAACTCATGAAGGCCCGTCAGCGGCGCTTCTACTTCGATCAGGGCGGCACGCTGGTGAAACACTTTGGCATTCGCGCCGTGCCCGCAACCGTCGAGCAGCAGGGCCGCGCGCTCATCATCACCGAGCAGCCCGTGCCTCTCAAGGAGCGTGCGCCGTCATGA
- the traU gene encoding conjugal transfer pilus assembly protein TraU — protein sequence MSKKKRLLSWLCGALLLTSLSVVSSAPAQAAAGPGRCTGKFVNPITDICWSCLFPISIGGLKIWPSSRPDPSNPALPVCLCGLRPGIAMGFWEPVRLADVSMKPWCFVNLGGMKLDPGFDIGFKSMAGPSAVGGNTQYNSQWHVHWYAYPLIYWMEIVADFLCLESGSIDILYITEIDPLWQDSELTAIINPEAVLFANPLALAACAADCVAATAKLPTDELFWCAGCQGTMYPLNGNVSATIGHVQASRLALARFSYKLHRELVAWGTMGSKGLCGKYLMPVMRKQQYRFQATNPNPQTKGRYACAALGASTTFMSGTQVYPAIGEDMGYLVWRKRNCCAL from the coding sequence ATGAGCAAGAAAAAACGCCTTCTGTCATGGCTTTGCGGAGCACTTCTGCTCACCAGCCTGAGCGTCGTGTCCAGTGCTCCTGCCCAGGCTGCGGCAGGCCCCGGGCGCTGCACTGGCAAGTTCGTCAATCCGATCACGGACATCTGCTGGTCGTGCCTGTTTCCGATCTCGATCGGTGGCCTGAAGATCTGGCCGTCGAGCCGTCCCGATCCGAGCAACCCGGCTCTCCCTGTTTGCCTCTGCGGTTTGCGGCCCGGCATCGCCATGGGGTTCTGGGAGCCGGTCCGGCTTGCCGACGTCAGCATGAAGCCATGGTGCTTCGTCAATCTCGGCGGGATGAAGCTCGATCCGGGATTCGACATCGGCTTCAAGTCGATGGCGGGGCCATCGGCGGTTGGCGGCAACACCCAGTACAACTCGCAGTGGCATGTCCACTGGTATGCCTATCCGCTGATCTACTGGATGGAGATCGTCGCCGATTTCCTGTGCCTCGAGTCCGGCTCGATCGACATCCTCTACATCACCGAGATTGACCCGCTGTGGCAGGACAGCGAGCTCACCGCGATCATCAATCCCGAGGCGGTCCTCTTCGCCAATCCCTTGGCGCTTGCCGCCTGTGCAGCGGACTGCGTGGCGGCAACGGCCAAGCTGCCGACCGATGAGCTGTTCTGGTGCGCGGGCTGCCAGGGCACGATGTATCCGCTCAACGGCAATGTCTCGGCAACGATCGGCCATGTGCAGGCATCGCGGCTCGCGCTCGCCCGCTTCTCCTACAAGCTCCACCGCGAACTCGTCGCTTGGGGGACGATGGGCAGCAAAGGGCTTTGCGGCAAGTACCTGATGCCGGTGATGCGAAAGCAGCAGTACCGCTTCCAGGCCACCAATCCCAATCCGCAGACCAAGGGCCGCTACGCCTGCGCAGCCCTCGGTGCATCCACCACCTTCATGTCGGGGACCCAAGTCTATCCCGCCATTGGCGAGGACATGGGCTACCTGGTCTGGCGCAAGCGGAATTGCTGTGCGCTATGA